The Platichthys flesus chromosome 5, fPlaFle2.1, whole genome shotgun sequence genome contains the following window.
GCGGTGCGCTGAGTGGAGGTGCGAGCCGGGCCAGGTCGAACATCTCTGGGCTGTCAGACTCTCGTCCGTTGACCAGAGGAGCAGCCCCAAATGCGTCCCGTTTAGAATCAGCTGCAGAAAACGGGTCAGAGTCTGGTTTTATCCCAAACAGCTCTTCATCTGcatcaggaggagaaaagacaatGAAATGATGTTTCTGATATTTAGTGCGTTAGAATAATTTTGTGATGATTTATGACAAGTGATAGCGTAGTAAAAGAGTGGGCATGAGCATaagaacaagaaaaacataGGGGGTCATAAGAGGTCAGCGGAGGCGTGGATTGACAAAAGTATGTAATGTGTAATAAAATGATGTAATGTATGCAGGTGCCATAGAAGATAATCAAGAACATCATGTCAGTAATGGACTGAGCAAAGATGTAAGTTGGTTCACCTGCTGTGTGATGCTGTGATTAATATTTGATAAATCATCATTAACGTTCCCCCCACATTGTGGATACATAGGTTTTCCCAAGGAGGAATCAAACACAGAACAAGTCAGAACAAGACTAGATTCTGTGAAGACTAACTGGCCTAACTTGGATTATGGTAATAGTACTTACATGGTATAGTTTCATTCGTGCTTATAGTCATCTTCTCTATTACTACGAGATCACGGTGTCACTTTTTGGCCTTTGGGTCATTATTAGATAGTGAAAGTGCAAGGAGATAGGACATGAAGGGGAGAAAGCAGGGGAGTGATGTGCAGTAGATGGTCCAACCGGCCGGGAGTTGAACCGGGCACCTGTTCATTCTGCCTTTGAGGTATGTGCCCTAACCATTTGGTTCATGGTTTGGGAAAAGCTCCTTCACTCACATGCTGATGGAGAGACTTGTTTCCATGGTTATCAGATGATTTCTACAAGTATATACATCCCAAATAAAATTACATATTGCTGTCAACATCAAATATCCTGTGGTTTACTTTCTGAAGGTGAATAAACCAAACCAGTGGCTACAGAACGGAGAACCGGACAGAGGCTGCTCCTCAAACTAATCCTACCAACCACGCAAATGCATCAGATTACTTGAACCAGCCGGTTTAGTTAAGGGACGTAATTACTCATTTGCTGATTCAATTAGTACTATCACTCTAAAATCTCATCTTACTTTAGGTTGTTTGAttaatttctttcttccttcctcatGTCTTTTAGGTAAAGGACACAACTCTGCCTCATCCTGTTCACTGTGTACAGGGTATCTACTAGTTATGACCTGGTCAACtgacttattttattttaatcatctATAGAGGTCTATGAGTTAAAGTTATGCAgttaatcattaaaaaaacatgtgggGGTTCTGTCCCTATTTTGTTTGACTACAATAATGTTATCAGTGAACAAAAACCTGCAGACATGTATTAAAAGTTCTACAGTGATCCAGGGGCTCATgctaagtatttttttttcacccgCTGTCTGCAAGAGACTAATAGCATCTGTAGAGTCCATGTGTGCTGTAAAATCATTATAGTACTGACTGTTTTGTACTACAATACCTGTGGGACTAGCAGGTTGAGATGAGGTCACTTGAGGAACCTCCTGTTTAGGCTTCTCCTCTTCTTGCGCAGCAAACGGATCGGTCCCATCGACATCTGCACAGAAAAGTGAAAGCTGATGCAAACAGTACAATCATAGGCTGAGGCCAGTGCTTCACGTTTTTCGACAAAAATTGTCAAGTCCAATCAGTGTGTCCGTTCACTTTGAGGAGATCTGGTCAAGCGGATCAGTGTCCTGTACCTCCGTCTGTTGGGTTGTCCCATGCATGATTTACAGGGCTGGAGGAGGTCGGCGCTTCTTCCCAGGGGTCCGTGCTTGGGTCTGCACATGTTTCCCAAGGATTGGACTCATTGGATGAGGAGGGCGGGGCTTTCCAAGGGCTTCCAATCACAGGAGTGCTGCAGTGAACTCCTGTGAGGACAAATAGATGAAAATCACCAAACCCAGTAACTACACAACCTCACAGAATTTGAGAAGACCTTGCGTCATATTGACCTGACGTGCGTGTGGATGTGTTGGTGTGTCTGCGATTAGCCACGCACCTACAGAGTCCCAGGGGTCTGAGGTGACATCAGCGGCGGGCTGAGCTGAGTTCCAAGGGTCACTGGGGGGGGCCGGGTGCTCAGATGATGCGCCAAATATGTCCACCAGGTCCAACATGGCTGACTGCAGAGGAAGCAACAAGTGTTACATTCAAACACCATCTTATGTGCTTCCAGTTTCGTGTGAATGAACAGCAGGACTCTTGATGCAAGCCAGAGGAAATTCATCCAATGAGAAGGGAACTCTAACTCCATAGTAcgactgtgtaatagatcaatTAAAAATACTATTAAACCGTATTTAGACATTGAGACTTAAACACTTTACTCAAGTGATGTAAATGCAAATTATAACACTGACTAACGCTGTTTCCCTGAAAAATTTTTCTTTCAGAttacaatgttttttaataGGCTTTATTGGCGTAAAGTTTCATTCtgttaaagattttaaaaaaattataaaatccATATGACAAAATAATCATTTTCACAAAGAAGTTGATGACAAGAACAGTTAAACTAATCTAAAGTATGATAGAGTAGGCAAAGACTAAATAAGCTAAACTGAGCTATGCTAAGACAGGACAAGACCAGACAAGTTAACCCAAGCAAAGACAAGATAAGACcacacaaaacaagaaaagaatGTAATACAGCTATTGCAGATGTTTTGGTGCTGTATAAAATGCGTCTGTTGATTTGTTATCGGTGCACATGTTGGCACTGAGAATACATTCCGTAATGCAGGGAGAGTGAAGAGTGCCCGAGGTTAGTCAGAACCAGGGTTGTCATATCATGAATTTGTCAGGCAGCATCTGGAGGAGCCGAGCttccacagcagcagactgcAGTGCAGCATGTGGAGAGCAGTTGGTTCTAAACTACAGTAGCTTGCACAGTGGGTGTCTTTGTAACAACACTGATCCTTCCTTTGTGTGAATACAGTTGGCGCAGCATAAAAAGTAATGAATCATTTCACGCCGCAGCAGCTGTCATTGATGGATTATCATAGAGCCGATCGATAGAGACATTTGAGGGCTGATAGTGATATTAGCAAGTTCAATATCTGAGGACAAGATACCAACTGttacatataaataaattcaaaattgACAATTATTCTCCAATGTCCTTAGAGAAATGCAATTGAGGcctgttcatccatccattatctacaaCGCTGATTATATTATTGTGCGAGAGCCTAAACAGGTCATCAGTGTATTTCaaggccaacatacagagacaaacaaccattcacattcacattcacacctacaggcaaTTTAAAGTCTCATAGAAACCTAACCACAATccgcatgtctttggactggaTGGGGAGAGCCAGTgcacccagagaaaacccacacattggttcattctgtaaaataaaacctatCATATTGGCTGATATCGGCAGACAGAATATTTATCAGCTAACCGTTAACTCATTCGGGCTCATATTGCAGAATACCATTATGTCTGTATTTGCAAACCATAAAATTGTTCGGACtctatttcaaataaacaacattgtCAATGTTATGATCATAACAAAACAGAATAACTTGTGGTCCAATTTGCTCACACTCATATACAAAGGTGTGATGCGGAAACTTGGACCAGCTCGTTCTCTCAGAGCAGAAGTTCAGTGGTCAAACTTAAATATTTCCATATTTCCATATTTTATCAATGCAGGAGTGGATGTACAGTAATTTAAATAactgatatatttattaattgattcaaacacaaactattATTCAAATTACAGTGTTTTTATAGGTCTTAAAACATGCAGCCACTGTATATTGCAGAGCTATGTATCTGACCTTGTGAATATGTCAGGTATAACGACAATATGTCAGGCATTTTGGAAATCTCTTGTATAATTTCCCCCCCTGATCCTAATGTCCATGTTATTTTTATGTGGCATCTGAGAATAACGATAATGATAATATGAGCAATTACAAGCCGGGGGGACATGAACGTAAGATGACCTGTGATCCTGAATGGCTGGTCGACAGGCCAATGAGGGAGGGAGCTGGTGTGCTACGAGATAGGGAGTGCAGGCTTTCAGGGAAATGTCACGGTTAGACAAGACAAAGTCATTATCATTCAgcaggcacccccccccccatccctctcaCCCCTTTCCTTCTCAAACCCTCCCTCATTATGCTGATCCATGTTTTCCCTCCCTATCACCACACACCATAAACTCCACGTCATTCTCTAAATTCCTGCCAACAGCCACCTACAAATGCACCCACCCACTTCACCATGCAAATATGAATACTGTACAGCATGCAcacgctcacagacacacacacacactcacctcctgAGTCCCTGAGTGGCTCTCTCTCCGGCTCTCATCCAATGCCTTCTGTAACAGAGACTCGTCTCCTTGGCGACAGCGCTGCTCCTGCAGGGGCGGCATCGTGACATCCTCAACATTAACGCGACGCCAATGAGTGTGgaagtacacacagacacacacacgcacacaaacacacacacacacagacacacgctgtCGTTAGTGAAACAGTGTTTGGCTTAGTCCATCCGAATGAAGGCGGCACCAGTGCTGCTGAAATATTTAGTGGACGAAGAGCATCGGACAGTTTAGttaagcagagagaaaaagtgCAGAGAAAATCTTCCAAAACTACAAAAACTGGATTATTAATGAGGCTGGCGGGAGATACAGCCGAGGTCCtgggaaggagcaggaggagaggcggCCAatgagggatgagggaaggaaaAAGTTTAGTTTAGGGTCGGAGCCATATCATGAAATACAGAGACGCACAACTTGAGTTTTAAAGACGTTAACAAAGAGCTGTATTGAGTGAGATATTTCCGTGTAGCAGCTCATGCTCCTTTTGGCTAAGCCTCAGAGCAATCTGTAGTTGTATGTATTCATCATCGTCTCTACGGTAACAGGGGAAGGAGGGGCaagctgaggagggggggggggggcgagttTGTCACAGAGTTTTGATAACTGGAATATTCAAGAGGCAACGAGACAAATGTGGCTCAAACACAgaggacggtgtgtgtgtgtaagtgtgtgtgtgaagccaaGGTGttgctcatgttgtggggacctacatCGGTTTTCACAGTAAAGTTATGGAGACTTGACTCCCTTATGGGAACAATAAGCAAATCCTAATAACGTCCTTTGAAGTCATGGAAacacatgtctgtgtctctgtgtgtgtgtgggcatggcTATCTATACTTATGAGGGCCAATTTgtaccatcattgtgaggacattttaacattgtgaggcCATTTTGGCTTGTCCTCACATTAAATCAgctttttgagggttaagacttggttttagggttagggtttgaattaggttagggtaagggttagggttaggcatctagttgtgatggttaaggttagggtaaggggccacgaaatgcattatgtcaataaGTGTCCTCGCAACTATAATGACGCcaagagtgtatgtgtgtgtgtagctaaGGGGAGGATGCTGGCAATGACACATTAtcataatatgtgtgtgtgtgtatgctgttCTACCTTCTGACTCTCCTCCCTGCTCATGGCTAAGGcaagctggagctgcagctcctcctccccgcTGGTCTGAGGCCGGGCCTGCTCCAGGTCTGAGGCGGCGCGAGGAGACGACGACGAGGCTGCAGAGAGTTTGaggaaggagtgagagagagagtgagagagagagtgagagtgcgGAGGTTTGTGTGGctgatttgaacattttcagGCCTAAGCTGCAGTATTGATAATCCATCTGAGGCTGGACTACAGTGCAAATTGGATTTCATTAGGGATGTGGTGTGAAtacaaatgttaattttaaactcttaatcTATTTACTCacaaatttcaaacacacaattttTAAAAAACTCACAGTTAAAGGAGGATGGAGAGCCTCTGGAGCGGCTGAACTCCTCGCCGTACAGCACAGCCATGCTGGGCTGGCTCGTTCGCCTGCCCGGGTGATAAGACGGGGGGATGCCTCCGTACACCCCACCGCCTCCTCCGCTGCCCCCCCCAGCCATTCGCTCCTTGGTCTTCAGGGCTTGACTCCTCTCCTGGCGGAGCCGCTCCTCGTCCCGCAGGAGACACACCAGCTGGCGAGCCTTTTCCCTCACGTTAGCCCCCTGGTCTCTGCCGTCACGGTCCATGTACTGGAAGTCACGCAGTGTCTGAGCCCACACAAGCAATCAGAGCACATTTTGTAATCGACCGGAACTTTTCAAACAATGTACCGATCGAGTTGTGATAACGATGCAAGAGAATCTCAACAATCTGATCTGCAGGAGTGTAATGATATTGTTATTAGTTATTTGTTATGAAATTAGTTTGTTAGTGATTTAGGTTGTTCTGGGTTCAACAGGTGGTTTCTGTCTCCTGTAGCGTAACGTTTCCTGATCAAACTGTGTGCCTGTAAATATAGACCCAAGGAAGAGTAGTAGTTGCCAAGGTTACAGCTACTGATGTTCCAAACGAACATTATTCCTGAGGCGTTCAGATTACCAAGGTTCTCCTCCAGTTACAGGCGGTACCTGAATCGTGAATGCGTTCTCACGACACTGCTGAGCGACTCTCTCTGATCCTGTCTTCAGCAGGTAATCCAACAGAGTCAGGGCCTGTGAGCAAATACTGATTACCACACTGATGCTCTTTGCTACACACTCACCGACAGCTTTGAGTAGAGCTTTAGTAACGAGGAGGAAGAAACATGAATGTTACTAAATGAAactagtggtggtggtgggaggtcAGCTGGTCAGTCGAACATTTCACAGTTGAAGCAGAACGAaagagacacaggcagagatTACTGACTGATTAGAAATCACAGTTAAATCTCACTAGTTAAATTGCTCTCTTCACTGAGGTCACCTTGTAGACATGTCTCCAGTTCTTGCCGCTGTCGTTGAGGCGTTTCCAGACCATGCCCATGACCTCAGCGAACGCCACCACATTGAAGGTCAAGTCCGCGATCTCGGACATGAGGGATGAGGATGGGCCCCATGGATCGTTCGAGGTGGCCTCGCGAACCTGCACGTCACCAGCAGAGTAAGCAAAACATAAATTTCTCCCCatattgatagatagatagatagatagatagatggatactttattaatcccgtgggaataTATGACATGCAGATTGTTTTCTAACTCATCTTGAATGATATTGGTTTTCTCCTATATTTACTCAAGAGCGTGGTCTTTGAGTGTGAGAGCAGGTCTTATTGAATTCACATTCAGCTTTTGTAATACTCTCTGTAAAAACGCTGGACTAGATTTGTTCTGCATAAGTCGGTTAAAATTCCCAAACTCATAGAATGCCAGGTGTAGTGTGGATAAAGTCAGGCCTTCGTTGTGGGTAGGACAGAACTCTCAAAGAAGAAAATTTGACacagatgaaaaagaaaaaacatcaacagAGGAGAAATCTTAGAACAGATATTACAAGGAGAGAAGCGAATGctagaatgcaggaaatatgtTCAAGTTCCGAAATATTCAGGTGCAAGTGCAAATTTTGAGCACAAGCTGGGGCTGTTGTGTGAGTGCCAGCATGCATctgaacatgaaatcaataagtgctgctctcaaactgaaatacCACGCTTTCAAATAAAAGATGGAAGAAAAAACCCAGAGAGTAACAGCAACATCAGCAGTACCCAAGACAAGATGTTTGAGGTTACAGACAACTTGTCCTCAAAGTGTAACACATACAAACTAATGCACATCAATAACATTTAAAGAGAACACTGcacaaaaaatatttgtaatacCTTGATCTCTGCTTCTGAATAGTTGTGCACAATGTTCTTCACCTGCCGGCGCAGGGCTGTGGTTGTCATGGTGATAGGgatgtggagggagagaaagtgaagagTAAATGATCAACAGGTACTCGTGGAACAGGAGAGGTAGCTAATAAAGCAAAGAAGACccctcttctctgtcaggagtTAAAAGGCACTCCTGGAGGAAACATAAAAAGGTAACATGTGAGGATGAGTGGAATCTAATGATGCCTTTCTCATTTAAGGTGGATCTGATTCCCCATAAATTCTTAGTTGGACACCTTGGACCCTTCCTCACACCAAAACAACTATGGATTTAATGagtaaagctgttttttttagagCCCAAGCTCTGACTGGTGAGAGGACcctataatattattattgttatcattattattattattattaatatatatttccaGATGTCAATTTTACTAGCTACCAATGAAGAGAGAGCTGTAGActttattttggtcaaaatacgaACAACAGGATATTGCAATGAAGCCGAGACACTGATGATTAACTGGTCCATGTAAATAGTGCACTGCAGTGGTCCAGCCACGAGAAGGCAAAGGTGTGAGTAAATTTTCCTGGGTCAGGACTAGAAAGAGATAATTTTTACTCTGGCTTTATTTCCTTGATGACAGTAAAAAGATTCACTGAGGTTATTGACATGAGCGTCAACATTGTGTGATAGCGTGGTTTCTGGCTGTGGATTTGATATTGCTTGCCAGTGGATAAACAAACGGTTGTAGTTTGTCTGCTAGGTGGTCAGGGCCAAATGTAATTACTGCACTCTTTTCTGAGTTTGGTTGAAAGCTACAAGACATAAGCTCATGTAACAGGCCTATCTTTTATTTGATTAAGgttatatttgtttacattttgcgAAACTTTCTCCATTAAAGGCTTGCCTCACTCAGCTTTTCACAGTTCAAAATACTCAACCTGCCCATAATGAAGAAAACCTTATAACATCACATTTCTCTTGTCAACAtaccttttctttgtttttctcattattCGTTGATTTTCACATTAACATGAGTTCAACGAGCCATATTAACAGTGACTGATGACAGCGACTGAATGGTTCCTCACAATCTGTGCCCCCTCAGAAGGAATTAGGTCAGATAAAAGCTCTGGCACTCAGGTGTCTCATGGCTTCTTGATGGCTTTTTTTATTCAggccaacacagacacacacacacacacacacacacacagacacacacgcatgcaacCATCTGTGCGCGCACACACTTGCAACCCATTTCTCGCTGCCAAATTCAGATTTCAGAGAGGACACGAGGGAATCGATCATTAAGACTTCCTGTGAtacttctctctctgcctgcgaCTATAACCGTTCACAGACATGGAGCTTAATTAGCCCACGAAACCAAAGCTGAACGAGGGTGACCTCACTTAACTAAACCTCTTCTCGTCAGTCATCGGCTCAGTTTAACAATCAGACTGTCAAAGGCATTGATCAAACCAGCCATTACTCTGTGGGCTTGTTGATATTTGGTGGAAGATTAATTATGTTCCATTTCTTTAGATTTTCTTCACCTGTATGCTTCGAACCAGCAACTACAGCTTGTAAAACCAGTAAACACCCACTCCTAAATTGTAAAAAAGTCACACCTGTGCTTACTAACATTGCATAAGTGTTCTTACTTATTTCTCATTGTGCAGTTGATTCTACTTATATgattttttcaaaatatatgaatgaattgCTTTGCTTAAAACAGGCATTAAACTACATTCACTTGAGTAAACTGGACTGGAACATGTGCAGTAGAGCAGTCAGGAACCATCTGGCATCATTAGTGGAGCGTGTTGGAGGCAGATGTTGGATTAAGTTGTGTTCTAACACCTCATAGATGTTTCTGGGCACGAGGACGTAGATTTcagttctttcattttctttttgttaggGTCGGTGAAGTTGCTGCATTAAAGGATGTGTTTTGATACCACGAGTGAAACTTTGTGCACAGTTAGTGAAAAACAGAATAGGTGTGTATAGCAAAACCATTTGTTTCGACAATGAGCAATTCTCACAGAACCAATAATAAAAGCAATCATTTCAGTTagtttgaatgaaatgattggctggcgtacctgtctgtcactaaccgacctgcctgcctgcacTCTGCCTGTGCTCCCACCGCACATGACCACAGTCTTCAGCCGGAGCTACTTAAACACGGCTGAAGCAGAGACAATGGTAAGAGGTTAGTCGGCTTATAGCAGTTGTCAGTCAGTTCATTTGTTTTGGAGGCGTAGCTTTGATGGGGTGGAACGTTGTATTTTTCGAAGTGTCGCCTGCTCTAGCTCGtgtttccaggattaccaaccctagcttgaAGACTAATAGCTATTTACTTAGCTTTTTCAAGGCAGTCGGTTTGCTAGATGTTTTTTAAGTATGATCAACTGACGCTCCGATAGATTttacagtgtaaacaggaatattAATGGCATCACTGCATGCAGCTCCAGCTCATGAGCCCCAAGGTCAACTAGATCATTGAGCTTGTATCCAGCATACCTGATCACAAACCCATCCACTGCGTATGGCTCAGAATATAACAACCTTATTAATCGGCTATTACTGCAATGATCATTCCTATAACTACATCTAATTAGTCTTTCTGTGCACTGCTGCTTCAAAGCAGCTGAGAGAGGATGTCACGGTGGAACAAGTCACAGGATGCCTCGTCCTGCGGAAACGCTGACATcagcagaggcacagaggacctgagacacacacagctgggacACGGACAGAACCTCAGACAGGGACACAAGTCTCATAGTCTTTGTGTAtatgaaagagacacagagagggagagacagagagatagtgAAGGACATACAGAAGAAAGTGAAGCTCAGCAACCTTAAGCAGTATCACCTTTCTGCACAATCATCTTCAGCtcggacacagaaacacaaaggttATTGAAGGCTGGTGGTGTCTACTATGTGAGCTGTTTGAAACTATTGTCTCTGGAGCCGACCCCCACACCACAACTGATTATTCACACTGTGGCAGTAAtataaactctgtgtgtgtatgacaacTCTCATCCAGATAGAGGGGAGCCGGAATCCTGAGGTAATGGCAGcaaatggaaatgtgtgtggATGACAGATTGATGAGTGACAACAACTTCAATACACTGCAACAAAGGAATTTCCCCATTGCTGTATTATTGTGATGTCTTGACCAGGCATGTGCTGCCTTTCCACGAATCTCATTCGAATCTCCATCCGTACTGACAGGAATATAACCAGTGAAGGCCAAATCCCATCAGACAGAGACAACACTAAATGTAACCTTGATCACCATTTGAAGTGGTCCTAAGAATAGTCCAGATGTctgagacaacaacaaacacgtTTGAATCCAGAGACACTTACACGTGTTCTTGTGATCCTGACGTACAACATTTATCAAGATGTTTTATGTTGGTGCCCTGTAAAAACGTCAAACTTGAAATTGCACTGCTTactgtgatttaaaaagaatgTGTGCAAAGGGTATTTTTAAAGGCTTTGTAAACTTAGCAAAGTATTTAACTTTATTGCGTTTTATATCTAAAGTTGCCCTCAATACTAGGTGgctataaaacatataaaaagtTTTGATCAGAGTAAAAGAAGAGCCAGCAAAAAAAGGGGCCTACAAAACAAATCTGctggtttcttttttatcaGGAAGAGCGGTCTTTAATAAGTGGCGTCTGATCCACAGCCTGTTAATACAAATGGACGACATgtcagctcccaaaagtgaagccaaaacatctcaatTGCCACatggtggatggctgcagtaaaaaaaaaaaggccctcCTCTGTTATGTTAATTgagggacatggaccaaaccactGGGTCTAATTATGCgtcaaatattttgttttgctggTTTCAGtgattttaggtagttcttgtCACACTGATGTTCGCTCAATGTTAATTTCTTCTCGGTAAGTTTGTttatattagttatttgatgttaatAAAACGGGGTGAAACATCATTATGGACAGCTGAAATTGACGCACCATTGTTTGAGCATGTTTATCTGAGGGACCTTGATAATGCAGCGTCGCCTCCATCCACAGACTGCACAgagtctggctccaaatgcacaagatggcagcgttcgtttacatccaggatattttggcttcatgtcgagatagtgggaggaagtgactAACTCTATGGAGTCAGTGCTGTACAAGTGTTCAATAAGACTAGAAATTTGCTAAATAATTACAGCCCATTGCTATGGTGGCTGAGTCGTTTCACACAAATGCATCATGGAGAAACAGGAATGCAAAAGCCACAATACCAACGCAAAAGccacaaaaaggaaacagaaccATGACGGAAGTTGACGTGGAAATGCTTTCATGTTTGTGAAAAAAATCAGTCAGCATCATGACATGCTTGTCTATTCGAGGTGTGTTCTTCCTTTTCGGTTGCTCCAAGCGCCAGTACAGCAAAATGTATCTCTGATGCTTATTTCATTGTCAACATCCAGTGTCACTCCCTTCCAAtacattgtgtctgtgtttctgatgtgtgtagttgtgttgtggctGTTGAAGTAGTGTTGGAACTTTCGATTTGCGTTGTGGCTCTTGCATTCGGAATTGTTCTTTAATTTGTCTTCAATGCACTTATGTGAGACGTGTCTGCCACCGTATATTTaccattaacatttaaaattgaatttgGTTTGTGGTGACTGACCACTCTTCATGTGTACATGTAcgttttaatttaaacaatggCTAATATTTAGAActc
Protein-coding sequences here:
- the epn3b gene encoding epsin-3 isoform X2, which codes for MTTTALRRQVKNIVHNYSEAEIKVREATSNDPWGPSSSLMSEIADLTFNVVAFAEVMGMVWKRLNDSGKNWRHVYKALTLLDYLLKTGSERVAQQCRENAFTIQTLRDFQYMDRDGRDQGANVREKARQLVCLLRDEERLRQERSQALKTKERMAGGGSGGGGGVYGGIPPSYHPGRRTSQPSMAVLYGEEFSRSRGSPSSFNSSSSSPRAASDLEQARPQTSGEEELQLQLALAMSREESQKEQRCRQGDESLLQKALDESRRESHSGTQESAMLDLVDIFGASSEHPAPPSDPWNSAQPAADVTSDPWDSVGVHCSTPVIGSPWKAPPSSSNESNPWETCADPSTDPWEEAPTSSSPVNHAWDNPTDGDVDGTDPFAAQEEEKPKQEVPQVTSSQPASPTDEELFGIKPDSDPFSAADSKRDAFGAAPLVNGRESDSPEMFDLARLAPPLSAPPTRVCRTPETFLGPTGASLVNLDALIPTNPLSKMHNNPFLLGLSAPSPTNPFHCDQPRLTLNQMRPSSTSPLPPHMLSYSPSLPLPLHHRQPVLPSSLTQPPAGLLDLPSNLPQPLLPLSPRPAARSQSPTQTHSHNPFL
- the epn3b gene encoding epsin-3 isoform X1, producing the protein MTTTALRRQVKNIVHNYSEAEIKVREATSNDPWGPSSSLMSEIADLTFNVVAFAEVMGMVWKRLNDSGKNWRHVYKALTLLDYLLKTGSERVAQQCRENAFTIQTLRDFQYMDRDGRDQGANVREKARQLVCLLRDEERLRQERSQALKTKERMAGGGSGGGGGVYGGIPPSYHPGRRTSQPSMAVLYGEEFSRSRGSPSSFNSSSSSPRAASDLEQARPQTSGEEELQLQLALAMSREESQKDVTMPPLQEQRCRQGDESLLQKALDESRRESHSGTQESAMLDLVDIFGASSEHPAPPSDPWNSAQPAADVTSDPWDSVGVHCSTPVIGSPWKAPPSSSNESNPWETCADPSTDPWEEAPTSSSPVNHAWDNPTDGDVDGTDPFAAQEEEKPKQEVPQVTSSQPASPTDEELFGIKPDSDPFSAADSKRDAFGAAPLVNGRESDSPEMFDLARLAPPLSAPPTRVCRTPETFLGPTGASLVNLDALIPTNPLSKMHNNPFLLGLSAPSPTNPFHCDQPRLTLNQMRPSSTSPLPPHMLSYSPSLPLPLHHRQPVLPSSLTQPPAGLLDLPSNLPQPLLPLSPRPAARSQSPTQTHSHNPFL